From Micromonospora echinospora, one genomic window encodes:
- a CDS encoding D-alanine--D-alanine ligase family protein: MTTPGKTRVAIVFGGRSPEHGISCVSAGSVLGALDPDEFDVVPVGITRAGQWVLADGDPSRLAITDRRLPEITTATGAEVVLRADPTSGGLMVLDPTEGPRALAGVDVVFPVLHGAYGEDGTIQGLLEMAGIPYVGANVFASAAAMDKEFTKKLCAAEGIPVGPYAVLRSGATLAEEEKERLGLPVFVKPSRAGSSFGISKVTDWSQLDAAIATARQIDSKVLVEAAVVGREIECGVLEGEAGGAPEASVLAEVRLVAGHDFYDFEAKYIDADEVCEYDVPAELPEHVTRRVREYATRAFTALDCAGLARVDFFVTPELDVYLNEVNTMPGFTPSSMFPRMWAASGLEYPKLVNRLIRTALRRG; this comes from the coding sequence GTGACCACCCCAGGCAAGACCCGCGTCGCCATCGTCTTCGGTGGCCGTAGCCCCGAACACGGCATCTCCTGTGTGAGCGCGGGCAGCGTGCTCGGCGCGCTGGACCCGGACGAGTTCGACGTGGTGCCGGTCGGGATCACCCGCGCCGGGCAGTGGGTGCTGGCCGACGGGGACCCGTCCCGCCTGGCGATCACCGACCGCCGGCTGCCGGAGATCACCACGGCCACCGGGGCGGAGGTGGTGCTCCGGGCCGACCCGACCAGTGGCGGCCTCATGGTGCTCGACCCGACCGAGGGGCCCCGCGCGCTGGCCGGGGTGGACGTGGTCTTCCCGGTGCTGCACGGCGCGTACGGGGAGGACGGCACCATCCAGGGCCTGCTGGAGATGGCCGGCATCCCGTACGTCGGGGCGAACGTCTTCGCCTCCGCCGCCGCGATGGACAAGGAGTTCACCAAGAAGCTCTGTGCCGCCGAGGGCATCCCGGTCGGCCCGTACGCGGTGCTGCGCAGCGGCGCGACCCTCGCCGAGGAGGAGAAGGAGCGGCTCGGCCTGCCGGTCTTCGTCAAGCCCTCCCGGGCCGGCTCGTCCTTCGGCATCAGCAAGGTCACCGACTGGTCGCAGCTCGACGCGGCCATCGCCACGGCCCGCCAGATCGACTCGAAGGTGCTGGTCGAGGCGGCCGTCGTCGGGCGGGAGATCGAGTGCGGCGTGCTGGAGGGGGAGGCGGGCGGCGCGCCCGAGGCGTCCGTCCTGGCCGAGGTGCGCCTTGTCGCCGGCCACGACTTCTACGACTTCGAGGCGAAGTACATCGACGCCGACGAGGTCTGCGAGTACGACGTCCCGGCCGAGCTGCCCGAGCACGTCACCCGGCGGGTGCGCGAGTACGCCACCCGGGCCTTCACTGCCCTGGACTGTGCCGGTCTGGCCCGGGTCGACTTCTTCGTCACCCCGGAGCTGGACGTCTACCTCAACGAGGTGAACACGATGCCGGGCTTCACCCCGTCGTCGATGTTCCCCCGGATGTGGGCGGCCTCGGGGCTGGAGTACCCGAAGCTGGTCAACCGGCTGATCCGCACCGCGCTGCGGCGCGGCTGA
- a CDS encoding ATP-binding protein, with the protein MTDADPLIASLTAAVDARPEDLPLRLHLAGLLLDAGRGGEAIAHLGQALTRDPGNTGAQALMQRALGVPPAGGRTPGGDGTAGVGGAPGGDASTGGGTPAPTVSPGAPASPADPLAAYERELADVVPPRFVRSGDEPEPVTGDADRAYDVETSTVRLADVGGMEAVKERLELAFLGPLRNPELRRMYGKSLRGGLMLYGPPGCGKTFLARAVAGEMGAKFLSLSIVDVLDMWMGNSERNLHELFQAARRNAPCVLFLDEVDALGHKRSKVTSSSMRTVGNQLLAELDGMEGSNEGVFVLAATNTPWDVDAALRRPGRLDRMVLVLPPDVAARRAILEYHLRDRPIAGIDLRKVVAATEDFSGADLAHLCETAAEFAMADSVRRGEVRMIGQGDLDRALKEVRPSTRPWLATARNVAMFANEGGVYDDLVAYLKQRRLL; encoded by the coding sequence GTGACCGATGCCGACCCGTTGATCGCCAGTCTCACCGCCGCCGTCGACGCCCGTCCGGAGGACCTGCCGCTGCGCCTGCACCTGGCCGGGCTGCTGCTCGACGCCGGACGCGGCGGGGAGGCGATCGCGCACCTCGGGCAGGCGCTGACCCGCGACCCGGGCAACACCGGGGCGCAGGCCCTGATGCAGCGCGCGCTGGGCGTGCCCCCGGCCGGAGGTCGCACCCCGGGCGGGGACGGCACCGCAGGCGTGGGTGGCGCCCCGGGCGGGGACGCCAGCACCGGCGGGGGCACCCCGGCGCCGACCGTGTCTCCGGGCGCCCCGGCTTCCCCGGCCGATCCGCTCGCCGCGTACGAGCGGGAGCTGGCGGACGTCGTACCGCCCCGGTTCGTCCGGTCCGGGGACGAACCGGAGCCGGTGACCGGCGACGCGGACCGGGCGTACGACGTGGAGACCTCGACGGTGCGGCTGGCCGACGTCGGCGGCATGGAGGCGGTGAAGGAGCGGCTGGAGCTGGCCTTCCTCGGCCCGCTGCGCAACCCGGAGCTGCGCCGGATGTACGGCAAGAGCCTGCGGGGCGGCCTGATGCTCTACGGCCCGCCCGGTTGCGGCAAGACGTTCCTGGCCCGCGCGGTGGCCGGGGAGATGGGGGCGAAGTTCCTCTCCCTGTCCATCGTGGACGTGCTGGACATGTGGATGGGCAACTCGGAGCGGAACCTGCACGAGCTGTTCCAGGCGGCCCGGCGCAACGCCCCCTGCGTGCTTTTCCTCGACGAGGTGGACGCGCTGGGGCACAAGCGGTCCAAGGTCACCTCCAGTTCGATGCGGACGGTCGGCAACCAGCTCCTGGCCGAGCTGGACGGTATGGAGGGCAGCAACGAGGGCGTCTTCGTGCTGGCCGCCACCAACACCCCGTGGGACGTGGACGCGGCGCTGCGCCGACCGGGACGGCTGGACCGGATGGTGCTGGTGCTGCCGCCGGACGTGGCGGCCCGCCGGGCCATCCTGGAGTACCACCTGCGGGACCGGCCGATCGCCGGGATCGACCTGCGGAAGGTGGTGGCCGCCACCGAGGACTTCTCCGGCGCGGACCTGGCGCACCTCTGCGAGACCGCCGCCGAGTTCGCGATGGCCGACTCGGTACGCCGGGGCGAGGTGCGGATGATCGGCCAGGGCGACCTCGACCGGGCGCTGAAGGAGGTCCGGCCCTCGACGCGTCCGTGGCTGGCCACCGCCCGCAACGTCGCCATGTTCGCCAACGAGGGCGGCGTCTACGACGACCTGGTCGCCTACCTCAAGCAACGGCGGCTGCTCTGA
- a CDS encoding helix-turn-helix domain-containing protein, which yields MAPKTARARRLGIALRSHREAAGLTLEAAADEINSTRSTLSRYENAQTLISPATVRALLTLYGVGAEDIDAAVALAKDARKPGWWVSYSYVLDKRTIDFIALEAEASAIANFEPSVVPGLLQTADYIRAVMRGGPHTLTDEGVEQRVKARLDRQQRLTGPEPPIFDAIIDEGALLRPVGDQAVMATQLDHLLKMIELPNITVQVIPLVAGYHRGTRGSLHILEFPDPEDPIIASVETVAGQMVLDRPGDLRTCTKIMEHLRSVALSPAASRDQLVRLLKGR from the coding sequence ATGGCACCGAAGACCGCCCGGGCCCGTCGGCTCGGCATCGCGCTGCGCAGTCACCGGGAGGCGGCCGGCCTGACCCTCGAAGCCGCCGCAGACGAGATCAACAGCACCCGCAGCACCCTGTCCCGCTACGAGAACGCCCAGACGCTGATCAGTCCGGCCACCGTCCGGGCGCTGCTCACGCTCTACGGCGTCGGCGCGGAGGACATCGACGCCGCCGTCGCGCTGGCCAAGGACGCCCGCAAACCCGGCTGGTGGGTCTCCTACTCGTACGTCCTCGACAAACGCACCATCGACTTCATCGCGCTGGAGGCCGAGGCGAGCGCCATCGCCAACTTCGAGCCGTCCGTGGTGCCGGGCCTGCTCCAGACCGCCGACTACATCCGGGCGGTAATGCGGGGCGGCCCGCACACGCTCACCGACGAGGGGGTCGAGCAGCGGGTCAAGGCCCGGCTGGACCGGCAGCAGCGGCTCACCGGTCCGGAACCGCCCATCTTCGACGCGATCATCGACGAGGGCGCACTGCTCCGACCGGTCGGCGACCAGGCGGTGATGGCGACGCAGCTCGACCACCTGCTCAAGATGATCGAGCTGCCCAACATCACGGTCCAGGTCATCCCGCTGGTCGCCGGCTACCACCGGGGCACCCGGGGCTCCCTGCACATCCTGGAGTTCCCCGACCCGGAGGACCCGATCATCGCCTCGGTGGAGACGGTCGCCGGTCAGATGGTCCTCGACCGCCCCGGTGACCTGCGCACCTGCACCAAGATCATGGAACACCTGCGGAGCGTCGCGCTCAGCCCGGCGGCGAGCCGCGACCAGCTCGTCCGACTTCTGAAGGGACGGTAA
- a CDS encoding DUF397 domain-containing protein, whose product MTPTTHPALATARWRKSSHSGDEGACVEMAVVPATIAVRDSTGTVAVRDSKDPDGPVLLFSRPAWITFAGAPPASARA is encoded by the coding sequence ATGACACCGACGACCCACCCGGCGCTGGCCACGGCCCGGTGGCGCAAGAGCAGCCACAGTGGAGACGAGGGCGCCTGCGTGGAGATGGCGGTCGTCCCGGCCACGATCGCGGTGCGCGACTCCACGGGCACCGTTGCGGTGCGCGACTCCAAGGACCCGGACGGCCCGGTGCTCCTGTTCTCCCGACCCGCCTGGATCACCTTCGCCGGCGCCCCGCCGGCGTCGGCCCGGGCGTGA
- a CDS encoding DUF6745 domain-containing protein — translation MSYARDLSADEEALLEAEAATWRGHVGSVEPCDRPAAEALVVEAYTAMGHPAPARIVWMDSPLGGVLAARMFRERVRPMRVVERIDPAARAAAGRIVARLAEIAPQDIQPVAWFRTVEDMDVLKADMHAYFYRRQKRHEIIWRNLVDRLRSEFESHLGSPIQYGMWSDVDDVYPAADLWKAVNDRLDTLIDGEERDVHDRVDAEHFRLLHRAMPPGVQRELINSVIDSVGLPPDPEWMLYDKEHGGGIDPWRPVPFLAAFRCAYEIAGMPPSPELAAVARVVRAVGWWWPMTDTAVLTDRPVQYRTTVRAGWPASEEPLLLAYADGFQVRLRQPTTDPELGADVGDPAPPAPRPEPRPVSPAPSAPRGWRRLFSRRSTPNPGD, via the coding sequence ATGTCGTACGCGAGGGATCTGTCTGCTGACGAAGAGGCGCTCCTCGAGGCGGAGGCGGCCACCTGGCGGGGGCACGTCGGCTCGGTCGAGCCGTGCGACCGGCCGGCGGCCGAGGCGCTGGTGGTGGAGGCGTACACCGCGATGGGCCATCCGGCTCCGGCGCGGATCGTCTGGATGGACTCGCCGCTGGGTGGCGTGCTCGCCGCCCGGATGTTCCGCGAACGGGTGCGCCCCATGCGCGTCGTGGAGCGCATCGACCCGGCGGCGCGTGCCGCCGCCGGGCGGATCGTCGCCCGACTGGCGGAGATCGCGCCGCAGGACATCCAGCCCGTCGCCTGGTTCAGGACGGTGGAGGACATGGACGTGCTGAAAGCCGACATGCACGCCTACTTCTACCGCCGACAGAAACGGCACGAGATCATTTGGCGCAACCTCGTCGATCGTCTCCGGAGCGAATTCGAGAGCCACCTCGGCAGTCCCATCCAGTACGGAATGTGGAGCGACGTGGACGACGTCTACCCGGCCGCGGACCTGTGGAAGGCGGTGAACGACAGGCTGGACACGCTGATCGACGGCGAGGAACGGGACGTCCACGACCGGGTGGACGCCGAGCACTTCCGGCTTCTCCACCGGGCCATGCCGCCCGGCGTGCAACGCGAGCTCATCAACTCGGTCATCGACTCGGTCGGGCTTCCGCCGGACCCCGAGTGGATGCTGTACGACAAGGAGCACGGCGGCGGTATCGACCCGTGGCGCCCGGTGCCGTTCCTGGCCGCCTTCCGGTGCGCGTACGAGATCGCCGGCATGCCGCCGTCGCCCGAGTTGGCCGCCGTGGCCCGGGTGGTCCGGGCGGTGGGCTGGTGGTGGCCGATGACGGACACCGCGGTGCTCACCGACCGCCCGGTCCAGTACCGCACCACCGTGCGTGCCGGCTGGCCGGCCAGCGAGGAGCCGCTGCTGCTCGCGTACGCGGACGGGTTCCAGGTCCGGCTCCGTCAGCCGACGACGGACCCGGAGCTCGGGGCCGACGTCGGCGATCCGGCCCCGCCTGCGCCTCGACCCGAACCTCGGCCGGTGTCCCCGGCGCCGTCCGCGCCCCGCGGCTGGCGGCGGCTGTTCTCCCGCCGGAGCACCCCGAACCCTGGTGACTAG
- a CDS encoding putative protein N(5)-glutamine methyltransferase yields the protein MASSTSDRSALVRRLRAAGCVFAEDEADLLIAAADSPAALAALADRRVAGDPLEHLLGWAEFGGLRVSVAPGVFVPRRRTALLAAAAEAVAGPEPAVVELCCGSGAVSLLLARRLRPRWQAAADVDPVAVGCARRNLAGLGVPVYEGDLFDPLPAHWRGRLDLVVANAPYVPTAAVELMPPEARLHEPTVALDGGTDGLAVLRRLAGDAVRWLAPGGHLVVEVGESQVDTFCAELTRCGLVPTVTRSAELDATAVTARLTGGTATEG from the coding sequence ATGGCATCGTCCACGTCCGACCGTTCCGCTCTCGTCCGTCGGCTCCGCGCCGCCGGCTGTGTCTTCGCCGAGGACGAGGCGGACCTGCTCATCGCCGCCGCCGACTCACCCGCCGCGCTGGCGGCGCTCGCCGACCGCCGGGTGGCCGGCGATCCCCTGGAACACCTGCTCGGCTGGGCCGAGTTCGGTGGCCTGCGGGTGTCCGTCGCGCCGGGGGTGTTCGTGCCCCGGCGACGTACCGCGTTGCTGGCCGCCGCCGCCGAGGCGGTGGCCGGGCCGGAACCGGCGGTGGTGGAGCTCTGCTGCGGTTCCGGGGCCGTCTCGCTGCTGCTGGCACGGCGGCTGCGGCCCCGCTGGCAGGCCGCCGCCGACGTCGACCCGGTCGCCGTCGGATGCGCCCGGCGCAACCTGGCCGGGCTGGGCGTGCCGGTGTACGAGGGCGACCTGTTCGACCCGCTGCCGGCCCACTGGCGGGGCCGGCTGGACCTGGTCGTGGCGAACGCGCCGTACGTGCCGACGGCGGCGGTGGAGTTGATGCCGCCCGAGGCCCGCCTGCACGAGCCGACCGTGGCGCTGGACGGCGGAACGGACGGGCTCGCCGTGCTGCGCCGGTTGGCCGGGGACGCGGTACGTTGGCTCGCCCCGGGCGGGCACCTGGTGGTGGAGGTCGGTGAGAGCCAGGTCGACACGTTCTGCGCCGAGCTGACCCGGTGTGGCCTGGTGCCGACGGTCACCCGTTCGGCGGAACTCGACGCCACGGCGGTGACCGCTCGCCTGACGGGTGGGACCGCGACCGAGGGTTGA
- a CDS encoding cystathionine gamma-lyase, which translates to MGERTSGPADGAAPGPGGFPEDWADGTRCVHAGLPEPAPGQPFLPGPVFAAPYHLDPWQGPAASPNGYGRPDNPTRRLLEAAIGELEGGDCRVFASGQAAITGLLLAVLRPGDTVLLPADGYFPVRSFATQTLAGTGVDVRFVPTAGPYPALDGVRLVLVETPANPGLDVCDIAALAERAHAAGALLAVDNTTATPLGQRPLDLGADLVVASGTKALTGHSDLLLGYVASRSAHLLETVTAWRTTTGAVPGAFDAWLAHRSLATLDLRLARQSANAEAVARLLVGRPDVTGVRWPGLPDDPAHPVASVQMRRLPGIVSFDLGDADRVARFVEASRLVAAATSFGGLHTTADRRAQWGDDTAPGFVRLSCGVEDTADLVADLTAALDAVRPA; encoded by the coding sequence GTGGGGGAGCGGACGAGCGGACCGGCGGACGGGGCGGCACCGGGGCCGGGCGGGTTCCCGGAGGACTGGGCCGACGGCACCCGGTGTGTGCACGCCGGGCTGCCCGAACCGGCCCCCGGCCAGCCGTTCCTCCCCGGCCCGGTCTTCGCCGCGCCGTACCACCTCGACCCGTGGCAGGGGCCGGCGGCCAGCCCGAACGGCTACGGCCGACCCGACAACCCGACCCGTCGGCTGCTGGAGGCGGCGATCGGCGAGCTGGAGGGGGGCGACTGCCGGGTCTTCGCCAGCGGACAGGCCGCGATCACCGGGCTGCTGCTGGCCGTGCTGCGCCCCGGGGACACCGTCCTGCTCCCCGCCGACGGGTACTTCCCGGTCCGCTCGTTCGCCACGCAGACCCTGGCCGGGACGGGGGTGGACGTCCGCTTCGTGCCGACCGCCGGGCCGTACCCGGCGCTGGACGGCGTACGCCTGGTGCTGGTGGAGACCCCGGCCAACCCCGGCCTGGACGTCTGCGACATCGCCGCGCTGGCGGAGCGGGCGCACGCGGCCGGGGCGCTGCTCGCGGTGGACAACACCACCGCGACCCCGCTCGGGCAGCGTCCCCTGGACCTCGGCGCGGACCTGGTGGTCGCCTCCGGCACCAAGGCCCTGACCGGCCACTCCGACCTGCTCCTCGGCTACGTCGCCAGCCGGTCGGCGCACCTGCTGGAGACGGTGACCGCCTGGCGCACCACCACCGGCGCGGTGCCCGGCGCGTTCGACGCCTGGCTGGCCCACCGCTCGCTGGCCACCCTGGACCTGCGGCTGGCCCGGCAGTCGGCGAACGCCGAGGCGGTGGCCAGGCTGCTCGTCGGCCGCCCCGACGTGACCGGGGTGCGCTGGCCGGGGCTGCCCGACGACCCGGCCCACCCGGTGGCGTCGGTCCAGATGCGCCGGCTGCCGGGGATCGTCTCGTTCGACCTCGGCGACGCCGATCGGGTCGCCCGCTTCGTGGAGGCGTCCCGGCTGGTCGCCGCCGCCACGTCGTTCGGCGGGCTGCACACCACCGCCGACCGGCGGGCCCAGTGGGGCGACGACACCGCGCCGGGCTTCGTCCGGCTCTCCTGCGGGGTGGAGGACACCGCCGACCTGGTGGCCGACCTGACCGCCGCCCTGGACGCCGTGCGCCCGGCGTAG
- a CDS encoding NAD(P)H-dependent glycerol-3-phosphate dehydrogenase: MSGHVAVLGAGSWGTAFAKILADAGREVAIWARRRPVAEEIRHRGRNPEYLPDLRLPERVTATADAAEAISGAEVVVLAVPSQTLRGNLAEWAGHLEPDATLVSLMKGIELGTTKRMSEVIVETAKVAADRVVVVSGPNLAPEIAAGQPAATVVACTDVGRATLVQRSVTTPYFRPYTNDDVIGCELGGAVKNVIALSYGIATAMGFGDNTRAMLITRGLAETARLGVALGADPLTFAGLAGMGDLVGTCSSPLSRNRTFGEHLGRGETLEQAQVATRQTAEGVKSCLAIRDLARAHGVEMPITEQVERVCHEGVDPRLAVRALMSRTTKPE, from the coding sequence ATGAGCGGGCACGTGGCGGTGCTCGGGGCCGGGTCCTGGGGCACGGCGTTCGCCAAGATTCTCGCCGACGCGGGCCGGGAGGTGGCGATCTGGGCACGGCGGCGACCGGTCGCCGAGGAGATCCGGCACCGGGGGCGGAACCCGGAGTACCTGCCCGACCTGCGCCTGCCCGAGCGGGTGACGGCCACCGCCGACGCGGCCGAGGCCATCTCCGGGGCCGAGGTGGTGGTGCTGGCGGTGCCGTCCCAGACGCTGCGCGGCAACCTCGCCGAGTGGGCCGGCCACCTGGAGCCGGACGCCACGCTGGTCTCCCTGATGAAGGGGATCGAGCTGGGCACCACCAAGCGGATGAGCGAGGTGATCGTGGAGACCGCCAAGGTGGCGGCGGACCGGGTGGTCGTGGTCTCCGGCCCGAACCTGGCCCCCGAGATCGCCGCCGGGCAGCCGGCCGCCACCGTCGTCGCCTGCACCGACGTCGGGCGGGCCACGCTGGTGCAGCGCTCGGTCACCACGCCGTACTTCCGGCCGTACACCAACGACGACGTGATCGGCTGCGAGCTGGGCGGCGCGGTCAAGAACGTGATCGCCCTGTCGTACGGCATCGCCACCGCGATGGGGTTCGGGGACAACACCCGCGCCATGCTGATCACCCGCGGGCTGGCCGAGACCGCCCGACTGGGCGTGGCGCTCGGCGCGGACCCGCTGACCTTCGCCGGGCTGGCCGGCATGGGCGACCTGGTCGGCACCTGCTCATCGCCGCTGTCGCGCAACCGCACCTTCGGCGAGCACCTGGGACGGGGGGAGACCCTGGAACAGGCGCAGGTGGCCACCCGGCAGACCGCCGAGGGGGTCAAGAGCTGCCTGGCGATCCGCGACCTGGCCCGCGCGCACGGGGTGGAGATGCCCATCACCGAGCAGGTCGAACGGGTCTGCCACGAGGGTGTCGACCCGCGCCTGGCGGTCCGGGCCCTGATGAGCCGGACGACCAAACCGGAGTAG
- a CDS encoding lysophospholipid acyltransferase family protein, whose translation MARRRLGFWQWFAVVVVKPVMTVWTRRTWTGMEHIPRDGGVIIVPNHLSYADPLVSAHFVYDAGRWPRFLGKASVFRVPVVGAILRRCRQIPVERGTVDAARSLDALVAALDEGGAVVVYPEGTLTREPDLWPMRGKTGAARLALATGAPVVPVAMWGPERIIDPRRNRVSLRPRIPVTVAAGPPVDLGRWADAPPTKATLEEMTDEIMLGIRDLLAGIRGGTPPPLWERPGRPGAVEASRDGVERPGGGV comes from the coding sequence GTGGCACGGCGCAGGCTGGGTTTCTGGCAGTGGTTCGCCGTGGTGGTGGTCAAGCCCGTGATGACCGTCTGGACCCGCCGCACCTGGACCGGCATGGAGCACATCCCCCGTGACGGTGGGGTGATCATCGTCCCCAACCACCTCTCGTACGCCGACCCGCTGGTCTCCGCGCACTTCGTCTACGACGCCGGCCGGTGGCCGCGTTTCCTCGGGAAGGCCAGCGTCTTCCGGGTGCCGGTGGTGGGGGCGATCCTGCGCCGCTGCCGCCAGATCCCGGTCGAGCGGGGCACCGTCGACGCGGCCCGCTCCCTCGACGCCCTGGTCGCCGCGCTCGACGAGGGCGGCGCGGTGGTCGTCTACCCGGAGGGCACGCTCACCCGGGAGCCGGACCTGTGGCCGATGCGCGGCAAGACCGGCGCGGCCCGGCTCGCGCTGGCCACCGGAGCACCGGTGGTCCCGGTGGCGATGTGGGGACCGGAGCGGATCATCGACCCCCGGCGGAACCGGGTGAGCCTGCGTCCGCGCATCCCGGTCACGGTGGCCGCCGGCCCGCCGGTCGACCTGGGCCGTTGGGCGGACGCGCCACCGACGAAAGCGACGTTGGAAGAGATGACCGACGAGATCATGCTCGGGATCCGCGACCTGCTCGCCGGGATCCGGGGCGGCACACCCCCGCCGCTGTGGGAGCGTCCGGGGCGGCCGGGCGCCGTCGAGGCGAGCCGGGACGGCGTCGAGCGACCCGGGGGTGGCGTGTGA
- the cofC gene encoding 2-phospho-L-lactate guanylyltransferase: protein MSEPSWTVVVPVKRLDVAKSRLRGALPGVPHEALALALALDTVRAVLACDAVAALLVVTDDPRAAAAVRAAGARVLPDAPDAGLNAALRHGAGAVDGPVAGLTADLPALLPAELGEALRATADTPGVRHFVADAPGDGTVLLAAPAGVPLDPRFGAGSAAAHAASGALPLAGGWPSLRRDVDTPADLAEAARLGLGPHTAALAARRPAVAPG from the coding sequence GTGAGCGAGCCGAGCTGGACCGTGGTGGTACCGGTGAAGCGCCTTGACGTGGCGAAGAGCAGACTACGCGGCGCGCTGCCGGGCGTACCGCACGAGGCCCTGGCCCTGGCCCTCGCCCTGGACACGGTCCGCGCGGTGCTCGCCTGCGACGCGGTGGCCGCCCTGCTGGTGGTGACCGACGATCCCCGGGCCGCCGCGGCGGTCCGCGCGGCGGGCGCCCGGGTGCTGCCGGACGCCCCGGACGCCGGGCTCAACGCCGCGCTGCGGCACGGCGCGGGGGCCGTCGACGGTCCGGTGGCCGGGCTCACCGCCGACCTGCCCGCCCTGCTCCCGGCCGAGCTGGGCGAGGCGCTGCGGGCCACCGCCGACACCCCGGGGGTACGCCACTTCGTCGCCGACGCCCCGGGCGACGGCACCGTGCTGCTCGCCGCGCCGGCCGGCGTGCCGCTGGACCCACGTTTCGGGGCGGGCTCGGCCGCCGCGCACGCCGCCAGCGGGGCGCTCCCCCTGGCCGGTGGCTGGCCGAGCCTGCGCCGGGACGTGGACACCCCGGCCGACCTGGCGGAGGCCGCCCGGCTCGGGCTGGGTCCGCACACGGCCGCGCTGGCCGCCCGTCGCCCGGCCGTCGCCCCGGGCTGA
- a CDS encoding cold-shock protein: MQGTVATFDGTTRTGTLLLDDGSELSFPARAFDASGLRLLRLGQRVRVDRDAAGEIVRVTLPTMD, translated from the coding sequence ATGCAGGGCACGGTGGCCACCTTCGACGGCACGACGCGCACCGGGACGCTGCTGCTCGACGACGGATCCGAGCTGTCCTTCCCGGCCCGCGCCTTCGACGCCTCCGGGCTGCGCCTGCTCCGCCTCGGCCAACGGGTCCGCGTCGACCGGGACGCCGCCGGCGAGATCGTCAGGGTGACCTTGCCGACCATGGACTGA